From the genome of Hymenobacter cellulosilyticus, one region includes:
- the panB gene encoding 3-methyl-2-oxobutanoate hydroxymethyltransferase — translation MSQHKEVKLVTTHQLLAMKRRGEKISMLTAYDFSMATILDGAGIDVLLVGDSASNVMAGHETTLPITLDQMIYHAQSVVRAVKRALVVVDMPFGSYQGNSSEALRSAIRIMKESGGHAIKLEGGAEIKESITRILTAGIPVMGHLGLTPQSIYKFGTYTVRAKEEAEAQKLIEDAQLLQDLGCFALVLEKIPSTLAKQVAEKLSIPVIGIGAGPNVDGQVLVVHDMLGITKEFKPRFLRRYAELADLMHDAVTRYVQDVKSHDFPSAEEAY, via the coding sequence ATGTCGCAGCACAAAGAAGTTAAGCTCGTTACCACGCATCAACTCCTGGCCATGAAACGGCGGGGCGAAAAGATTTCGATGCTTACCGCCTATGATTTCTCGATGGCCACCATCCTCGACGGGGCGGGCATCGATGTGCTGCTGGTCGGCGACTCGGCTTCTAACGTCATGGCCGGCCACGAAACGACGCTGCCCATCACCCTGGACCAGATGATTTACCATGCCCAGTCGGTGGTGCGGGCCGTAAAGCGGGCCCTGGTGGTGGTAGACATGCCATTTGGCTCGTACCAGGGCAATTCTTCGGAGGCGCTGCGCTCGGCCATCCGCATTATGAAGGAATCGGGCGGACACGCCATCAAGCTCGAAGGTGGTGCCGAAATCAAGGAGTCTATTACCCGGATTCTGACGGCTGGCATTCCTGTTATGGGCCACCTGGGCCTCACGCCCCAGAGCATCTACAAGTTTGGCACCTACACCGTGCGGGCCAAGGAAGAAGCCGAAGCCCAGAAGCTTATCGAGGATGCCCAGCTGCTCCAAGACCTGGGCTGCTTTGCCTTGGTGCTCGAAAAGATTCCGTCGACCCTGGCCAAGCAAGTAGCCGAAAAGCTCTCTATTCCGGTTATCGGCATTGGGGCCGGCCCCAACGTGGACGGGCAGGTGCTGGTCGTGCACGACATGCTGGGCATTACCAAGGAGTTTAAGCCCCGCTTCCTGCGCCGCTACGCCGAGCTGGCCGACCTGATGCATGATGCCGTGACGCGCTACGTGCAGGACGTGAAAAGTCATGACTTCCCCAGCGCCGAGGAAGCCTACTAA
- a CDS encoding RluA family pseudouridine synthase: MNRPNIWSEQKEILFEDNHLLILNKPAGVLVQGDNTGDEPLSVKAAEYLRFKYKKPGAAFVGVAHRLDRPVSGVVALAKTSKALSRLNEMFRDNKVHKTYWALVGKCPEPNSGHLTHWLVKDPIRNVTKAYPKMHPQGLKADLDYQVLGQAGNRFLIQVNPITGRPHQIRVQLATGLGTPIVGDVKYGFLAPLPDVSIALHARQLEFEHPVTKEAMCFRAPVPEMAHWEAAQTFYTV; encoded by the coding sequence GTGAATCGTCCTAATATCTGGTCGGAGCAGAAAGAAATTCTGTTCGAAGACAACCACCTGCTTATCCTCAACAAGCCCGCCGGCGTGCTCGTGCAAGGCGACAACACCGGGGATGAGCCGCTGTCGGTGAAAGCTGCCGAATACCTCCGGTTTAAATACAAAAAGCCCGGGGCGGCCTTCGTGGGCGTGGCCCACCGTCTCGACCGGCCCGTGAGCGGCGTCGTGGCCCTGGCCAAAACCAGCAAGGCTCTGAGCCGGCTAAACGAAATGTTTCGGGACAATAAGGTGCATAAAACCTACTGGGCCCTGGTAGGCAAGTGCCCCGAGCCTAATAGCGGCCACCTCACCCACTGGCTGGTGAAAGACCCAATTCGCAACGTGACCAAGGCCTACCCCAAAATGCACCCTCAGGGCCTGAAAGCGGATTTGGATTACCAGGTGCTGGGCCAGGCCGGCAACCGTTTTCTGATTCAGGTGAATCCTATTACCGGCCGCCCCCACCAGATTCGGGTGCAGCTGGCCACGGGCCTGGGCACGCCCATCGTCGGCGACGTGAAGTACGGTTTCCTGGCTCCCCTGCCCGACGTGAGCATTGCCCTGCACGCCCGGCAGCTGGAGTTTGAACACCCGGTTACGAAAGAGGCTATGTGCTTCCGGGCCCCGGTGCCGGAAATGGCCCACTGGGAGGCTGCCCAAACCTTCTACACCGTCTAG
- the rimM gene encoding ribosome maturation factor RimM (Essential for efficient processing of 16S rRNA), with protein MTIDDCYLLGSLGKTHGLKGFVVAFMDVADLDEYRSLKSVYLELPGKPGKLVEYGVDKLQPQADDRALLKLTGIDTIEAAEPLRNAKLYRPLAELPELEDDQFYFHDVIGYTVVDAVLGELGTVETFYEMPQQDLMGMRYKGKEVLVPVVDELVSRADQAEKKLYVNLPEGLLDVYLSPASGSGTSPTNSTGPKLRTRSRRTRSKLCASTSSPASLNC; from the coding sequence ATGACTATCGACGACTGCTACCTGCTGGGCTCCCTGGGCAAAACGCACGGCCTGAAAGGCTTTGTAGTAGCCTTTATGGACGTGGCCGATCTGGATGAGTACCGGAGCCTGAAATCGGTGTACCTGGAGTTGCCCGGCAAACCTGGCAAGCTCGTGGAGTACGGCGTGGACAAGCTCCAGCCCCAGGCCGACGACCGGGCCCTGCTCAAGCTTACTGGCATCGACACGATAGAGGCTGCCGAGCCCCTGCGCAACGCCAAGCTTTACCGCCCGCTGGCCGAGCTGCCCGAGCTGGAAGACGACCAGTTCTACTTCCACGACGTGATTGGCTACACCGTAGTTGATGCCGTATTGGGCGAGCTGGGCACCGTGGAAACCTTCTACGAGATGCCCCAGCAGGATTTGATGGGCATGCGCTACAAGGGCAAGGAAGTATTGGTGCCGGTGGTGGACGAGCTGGTTTCCCGTGCCGACCAGGCAGAGAAAAAGCTTTACGTGAATCTGCCTGAGGGCTTGCTTGACGTGTACCTGAGCCCAGCTTCCGGGAGCGGGACGAGCCCGACGAATTCGACGGGCCCGAAACTGAGGACGAGGAGCCGGCGGACCAGAAGTAAGCTATGCGCCTCGACATCGTCACCTGCCAGCCTGAATTGCTGA
- a CDS encoding MlaD family protein: protein MSKEIKVALLGIVALAALYIGFNFLKGSNLLSSDRTYFARYDNVDGLTVGNPVILNGIKVGQVKNMELLPEDRNRIRVSLELQKGITVGDSTVASLSGSLLGSKTITLFLGKNSKVYDGGQELKSYTVASITDAFQAKALPVLGTVDSTLMKVNGFLSKEAKVSLQATLLNAQGSTEALKNLLIMNQRNINQITTNMATLTAELNKTSKKFDRIASNFSQLSDSLKSAPVGPAMRKLNATMTEAQSSMTALNRAMTDQKGSLGKLINNDSLYTNLNATAASSNALLVDLKANPKRYVHFSVFGGAAKTRPRRKPPKRPTAKSKLRKRR, encoded by the coding sequence GTGTCAAAAGAAATTAAAGTGGCCCTGCTGGGCATTGTTGCCCTGGCAGCCTTATATATCGGGTTCAACTTCCTGAAAGGCAGTAACCTCCTCTCGTCGGACCGAACCTACTTCGCCCGCTACGACAACGTCGACGGCCTGACTGTGGGCAACCCGGTTATTCTCAACGGTATCAAAGTGGGGCAGGTCAAGAACATGGAGCTGCTGCCCGAAGACCGGAACCGCATCCGCGTGTCGTTGGAGCTGCAGAAGGGCATCACGGTGGGCGACTCCACGGTGGCCAGCCTCTCGGGCTCGTTGCTGGGTAGCAAGACCATCACCTTGTTTCTGGGCAAGAACTCCAAGGTGTACGACGGGGGCCAGGAACTCAAGTCCTACACCGTGGCCAGCATCACCGACGCCTTCCAGGCCAAGGCCCTGCCCGTGCTCGGCACCGTAGACTCAACCCTGATGAAGGTCAACGGCTTTTTGAGTAAGGAAGCCAAGGTAAGCCTGCAAGCCACGCTGCTCAACGCCCAGGGTTCAACGGAAGCCCTGAAAAACCTGCTGATTATGAATCAGCGCAACATCAACCAGATTACCACCAACATGGCCACGCTCACGGCCGAGCTGAACAAGACCAGCAAGAAGTTTGACCGGATTGCCTCCAACTTCTCCCAGCTGAGCGACTCGCTGAAAAGCGCCCCGGTAGGCCCGGCCATGCGCAAGCTCAACGCCACCATGACCGAAGCGCAGAGCTCCATGACGGCCCTGAACAGAGCCATGACCGACCAGAAAGGCTCGTTGGGCAAGCTCATCAATAATGACTCGCTCTACACCAACCTCAACGCCACGGCCGCCAGCTCCAACGCCCTGCTTGTCGACTTGAAGGCCAACCCCAAGCGCTACGTACACTTCTCGGTGTTTGGCGGGGCGGCAAAGACAAGACCAAGAAGGAAACCACCAAAAAGGCCGACGGCGAAATCAAAGTTGAGGAAAAGAAGGTAG
- a CDS encoding putative LPS assembly protein LptD, translating into MHAETIKKNELNEIFGRNGRYTTCNLENPHFFINATRMKMIPKEKVVTGPFNMVIGDIPTPLGFLFGYFPTPGKSRASGLLFPTFGQTSDRGFALRNGGYYWVVNDNVGVRLTGDIYSGIGNSFGGYNLMAETQYLKRYSYNGLLNFSYSVRPPDIILPSNSINTNPEYRKPRSARTLWVNWNHTPTPRPGGGRFSASVAAGSPDFNRQNSYDQRRYLAAAFNSTIQYSKTIRNSPVNYNVQLTQSQNTNGLMTFTLPSVTVGVARQYPYEWFGLTPKGKFYEQLSISYDLQARNELSNQIPARTLNGLPLLGGTNEGSQIPVRFSNLRPFLRNARNGMQHDFQISLGNYPVLKNIILTPSVRYRQYWFGQRLSYEYNEVARAIRIDTVRGFNVVSERAAGLSLTTNLYGTLVRKGTHKIQAIRHKLTPSVSYSYSPDYTGRSSLNWVNPDLGSLTNAQGQSYNQRDSRGRILNPLSFSRYNNFLYSTPNTIRASAISFTLNNQVEMKVRNNNDTTGTTPFEKVSLIDGLDFSTAYNIAADSLNLQPLFMNFHTQVARKLSVNATASFSFYQRDSTGRELNRFLLEQSSRRLARLQTADFSLNYQFNPSQGKRKSTVKRDVAPTNTLGSPNRINPYEEYVDFDIPWELTSSFAINYTDPGPIPSRGTYLRPRAIARASLNVTGSVKLTPNFRFGYTTSYDFISKRPVAPMLDFYRDLHCWQISGTWTPFGEFRGYGVTISAKSSLLQDLKLNRNRSFWNR; encoded by the coding sequence GTGCACGCCGAAACCATCAAGAAAAACGAGCTGAACGAAATATTCGGCCGCAACGGGCGCTACACCACCTGCAACCTGGAAAACCCGCACTTCTTCATCAATGCCACCCGGATGAAGATGATTCCGAAGGAAAAGGTGGTTACCGGGCCCTTCAACATGGTTATCGGCGACATTCCCACGCCGCTGGGCTTTTTGTTTGGCTACTTCCCCACCCCGGGCAAAAGCCGGGCGTCGGGCCTGCTGTTTCCTACCTTCGGCCAAACGTCGGACCGGGGCTTTGCCCTGCGCAACGGCGGCTACTACTGGGTGGTCAACGACAACGTGGGCGTGCGCCTGACCGGCGACATCTACTCGGGTATCGGCAACTCCTTTGGGGGCTACAACCTGATGGCCGAAACCCAGTACCTGAAGCGCTACTCCTACAATGGCCTGCTGAACTTCTCCTACAGCGTGCGTCCGCCGGATATTATTCTGCCCTCGAACTCGATTAATACCAACCCGGAGTACCGCAAGCCCCGCTCGGCCCGCACGCTGTGGGTCAACTGGAACCACACGCCTACGCCCCGGCCCGGTGGCGGCCGGTTCTCGGCCAGCGTGGCGGCGGGCAGCCCCGACTTCAACCGGCAGAACAGTTACGACCAGCGCCGGTACCTGGCGGCGGCCTTCAACTCGACCATTCAGTACTCGAAGACGATTCGCAACTCGCCGGTCAACTACAACGTGCAGCTCACCCAGAGCCAGAATACGAACGGGCTGATGACTTTTACCCTGCCCAGCGTGACGGTGGGCGTGGCCCGGCAGTACCCCTACGAATGGTTTGGCCTGACGCCCAAGGGCAAGTTCTACGAGCAGCTTTCCATCAGCTACGACCTACAGGCCCGCAATGAGCTCAGCAACCAGATTCCGGCCCGTACCCTGAATGGCCTGCCCCTGCTGGGTGGCACCAATGAGGGCAGCCAAATTCCGGTGCGTTTCTCCAACCTGCGGCCCTTCCTGCGCAACGCCCGCAACGGCATGCAGCACGACTTCCAGATTTCGCTGGGCAACTATCCGGTGCTCAAAAACATCATTCTGACGCCTTCGGTCCGGTATCGGCAGTATTGGTTTGGGCAGCGCCTTAGCTACGAATACAACGAAGTGGCCCGGGCCATCCGCATCGATACGGTACGGGGCTTCAATGTGGTGTCGGAACGCGCGGCAGGCCTGAGCTTGACGACCAACCTCTACGGCACGCTGGTACGCAAGGGCACGCACAAGATTCAGGCTATCCGCCACAAGCTTACCCCCAGCGTCAGCTACAGCTACTCACCCGACTACACCGGGCGCTCCAGCCTGAACTGGGTTAACCCGGATCTTGGCAGCCTGACCAACGCTCAGGGCCAGTCGTACAACCAGCGTGACAGCCGGGGGCGCATCCTCAATCCGTTAAGCTTCTCCCGCTACAACAACTTTCTGTATTCAACACCGAATACGATCCGGGCCAGCGCAATTTCTTTCACCCTAAACAACCAGGTGGAAATGAAGGTGCGCAACAACAACGACACGACCGGTACGACGCCCTTTGAGAAAGTCAGCCTGATTGATGGTCTGGACTTTAGTACGGCTTATAACATAGCCGCCGATTCCCTGAATCTCCAGCCCCTGTTTATGAACTTTCACACCCAGGTGGCCCGCAAGCTGAGTGTGAATGCCACTGCCAGCTTCTCCTTCTACCAGCGCGACTCTACCGGCCGCGAGCTGAACCGGTTCCTGCTGGAGCAGTCCAGCCGCCGCCTGGCCCGCCTGCAGACTGCCGACTTCTCCCTGAACTACCAGTTCAACCCTTCGCAGGGCAAGCGAAAGTCGACCGTAAAGCGGGATGTGGCCCCGACCAACACCCTGGGCTCCCCCAACCGTATCAATCCGTACGAGGAGTACGTGGACTTCGACATTCCCTGGGAGCTGACTTCCAGCTTTGCCATCAACTACACTGACCCCGGGCCCATTCCTTCCCGTGGCACTTACCTCCGGCCCCGCGCCATTGCCCGGGCTTCGCTGAACGTTACGGGCTCGGTAAAGCTGACGCCCAACTTCCGCTTTGGCTATACCACCAGCTACGACTTTATCAGCAAGCGGCCCGTGGCCCCTATGCTGGATTTCTACCGGGACCTACACTGCTGGCAAATTTCGGGGACCTGGACGCCCTTCGGCGAATTCCGGGGCTACGGCGTGACGATTTCGGCCAAGTCGTCGTTGCTGCAGGACCTGAAGCTCAACCGCAACCGCAGCTTCTGGAACCGCTAA
- a CDS encoding 30S ribosomal protein S16, whose amino-acid sequence MAVKIRLARRGRKKAAQFDIVVADARAPRDGRFIEKIGTYDPNTNPASINFDGDKAFDWIMKGAQPTDTVRAMLSYRGVLYRKHLQLGVIKGAISQDVADERFTAWKEQKDAKIEGKRTSLGSAKDEARKAALAAETKVKEARAEALRIKNTPVAAPAAEAAEGETTEAAASTEGTEEAGA is encoded by the coding sequence ATGGCAGTTAAAATCCGCCTCGCCCGTCGTGGCCGTAAAAAGGCCGCTCAATTCGATATCGTAGTAGCTGACGCCCGTGCTCCCCGCGACGGCCGTTTCATCGAGAAAATCGGTACCTACGACCCCAACACCAACCCTGCTTCCATCAACTTCGACGGCGACAAAGCTTTCGACTGGATCATGAAAGGTGCCCAGCCCACCGATACGGTGCGTGCTATGCTCTCTTACCGTGGTGTACTGTACCGCAAGCACCTGCAGCTGGGTGTTATCAAAGGTGCCATTTCGCAAGACGTAGCCGACGAGCGTTTCACTGCCTGGAAAGAGCAGAAAGACGCCAAAATCGAAGGCAAGCGCACTTCGCTGGGCTCTGCTAAGGACGAAGCCCGCAAGGCTGCTCTGGCTGCTGAGACCAAAGTTAAAGAGGCTCGCGCCGAAGCGCTGCGTATCAAGAATACGCCCGTAGCTGCCCCCGCTGCTGAAGCTGCCGAAGGTGAAACGACCGAGGCTGCTGCTTCGACCGAAGGCACCGAGGAAGCCGGCGCCTAA
- the trmD gene encoding tRNA (guanosine(37)-N1)-methyltransferase TrmD: MRLDIVTCQPELLTSPFAVSIVKRAQEKGLAEIHVHDLRRYAINKHGQIDDYVFGGGAGMVLRVEPIAACFDELLAQRSYDAVIYMTPDGETLRQPLVNRLSLAGNLLILCGHYKGVDERIRKAYITHEISVGDYVLSGGELGAAILVDAVVRLLPGVLGNEESALSDSFQDNLLAPPVYTRPAEWRGEKVPDILLSGNTPLVETWRHEQAVERTRQRRPDLLAE, encoded by the coding sequence ATGCGCCTCGACATCGTCACCTGCCAGCCTGAATTGCTGACCAGCCCTTTCGCCGTTTCCATTGTGAAGCGGGCCCAGGAGAAAGGACTGGCCGAAATTCACGTGCACGACCTGCGGCGCTACGCCATCAACAAGCACGGGCAGATTGACGACTACGTCTTTGGCGGCGGAGCCGGTATGGTCCTGCGGGTAGAGCCCATTGCCGCTTGCTTCGACGAGCTGTTGGCCCAACGCAGCTACGATGCCGTCATCTACATGACACCCGACGGCGAGACGCTGCGTCAGCCGCTGGTTAACCGGCTTTCCCTGGCTGGCAACCTGCTCATTCTCTGCGGCCATTATAAGGGCGTGGATGAGCGGATTCGCAAGGCCTACATCACCCACGAAATCAGCGTGGGCGACTACGTGCTGAGCGGAGGCGAGTTAGGCGCAGCTATTCTGGTAGACGCCGTGGTACGGCTCTTGCCGGGCGTGCTCGGCAACGAGGAATCAGCCCTGAGCGACTCGTTTCAGGACAACCTGCTGGCCCCACCCGTGTACACCCGACCCGCGGAATGGCGGGGCGAAAAGGTGCCCGATATTCTGCTCTCCGGCAACACGCCGCTGGTAGAGACCTGGCGCCACGAACAAGCCGTGGAACGGACGCGTCAGCGCCGCCCCGACTTACTGGCAGAATAA
- a CDS encoding N-acetylmuramoyl-L-alanine amidase family protein, producing the protein MKAREADVSLKIILELGKIIEENMPDVKVVYTRKTDVFVELADRAGIANKHGADLFISVHCNASAPSAFGTEVWTMGPHKTDANLSVAKRENAVILQEDNYKERYSGFDPTSPQSHILFSLYQSAHMVNSLRFAQQVDRQFRTTVKRHSRGVKQAGFLVLWKSTMPSVLIEAGFLTNRTEEQYLNDKSGQTYMASGIYRAFRDYKTELEAMNDE; encoded by the coding sequence GTGAAGGCGCGGGAGGCCGATGTATCCCTGAAAATCATCCTGGAGCTGGGCAAGATTATCGAGGAAAACATGCCCGATGTGAAGGTGGTATACACCCGCAAGACCGACGTATTTGTGGAGCTGGCCGACCGGGCCGGCATTGCCAATAAGCACGGGGCCGACCTTTTCATCAGCGTGCACTGCAACGCCAGCGCCCCTTCGGCCTTCGGCACCGAAGTCTGGACCATGGGGCCGCACAAGACCGACGCCAACCTCTCGGTGGCCAAGCGCGAAAACGCGGTTATTCTGCAGGAAGACAACTATAAGGAGCGCTACAGCGGCTTCGACCCCACTTCGCCCCAGAGCCACATCCTGTTTTCGCTCTACCAAAGCGCCCACATGGTCAACAGTCTGCGCTTTGCCCAACAGGTCGACCGGCAGTTTCGCACTACCGTGAAGCGGCACTCGCGCGGAGTCAAGCAGGCCGGCTTTCTGGTGCTCTGGAAATCCACCATGCCTTCGGTGCTGATTGAAGCTGGCTTTCTGACCAACCGCACCGAAGAACAGTATCTAAACGATAAGTCGGGGCAAACGTATATGGCCTCGGGCATCTACCGGGCTTTCCGGGATTATAAAACGGAACTGGAAGCCATGAACGATGAATAG
- the rplS gene encoding 50S ribosomal protein L19 — MSVLLDFIQQESQERRASFPVFAAGDTVNVHVKIREGNKERIQQFQGVVIQRKNASTNGETFTVRKISNQIGTERIFPLLSPNIDKIELVRRGKVRRARLFYLRGLSGKAAKIKERRG, encoded by the coding sequence ATGAGCGTATTACTCGATTTTATCCAGCAGGAGTCCCAGGAGCGCCGCGCCAGCTTCCCTGTTTTCGCCGCCGGCGACACCGTTAACGTCCACGTGAAAATTCGCGAGGGCAACAAGGAGCGTATTCAGCAGTTCCAGGGTGTTGTTATCCAGCGCAAAAACGCCAGCACCAACGGCGAAACCTTCACTGTGCGCAAAATCTCGAACCAGATCGGTACCGAGCGTATTTTCCCTTTGCTGTCGCCCAACATCGACAAGATCGAGCTGGTGCGTCGCGGCAAAGTACGTCGCGCTCGTCTGTTCTACCTGCGTGGCCTGTCGGGCAAAGCTGCCAAAATCAAAGAGCGTCGCGGTTAA
- a CDS encoding acyl-CoA desaturase, which translates to MPILIFFVAHYYLSLFTQTFYLHRYAAHKMFTMNKFWERFFFLFTYICQGSSFLSPRAYALLHRMHHAYSDTEMDPHSPLFSSNAFSMMWKTKNIYNDVLNRNYAAAERFEGDYPEWSLIENIGDKWYSRVGWGTLYVLFYVQFATAWWMYLLLPIHFLMGPIHGAIVNWGGHKYGYQNFDNHDHSKNTLALDFLAFGELFQNNHHKLPMRVNFGVKWWEFDPTYSVIWTLDKAGIIKIKRKVTAQKMKAAA; encoded by the coding sequence ATGCCGATACTCATTTTCTTTGTAGCGCACTACTACCTGTCGCTCTTCACGCAGACGTTCTATCTGCACCGCTACGCCGCCCACAAGATGTTCACGATGAACAAATTCTGGGAGCGGTTCTTCTTCCTGTTCACCTACATCTGTCAGGGTTCGTCGTTTTTGTCGCCGCGGGCGTACGCGCTGCTGCACCGCATGCACCACGCCTACTCCGACACGGAAATGGATCCGCATTCGCCCCTGTTCTCGTCGAATGCCTTCAGCATGATGTGGAAGACCAAGAACATCTACAACGACGTGCTGAACCGCAACTACGCCGCCGCCGAGCGTTTCGAGGGCGACTACCCCGAGTGGTCGTTGATTGAGAACATCGGCGACAAATGGTACTCCCGCGTGGGCTGGGGCACGCTCTACGTGCTCTTCTACGTGCAGTTTGCTACCGCCTGGTGGATGTACCTGCTGCTCCCGATTCACTTCCTGATGGGCCCCATTCACGGTGCCATTGTCAACTGGGGCGGCCACAAGTATGGCTACCAGAACTTCGACAACCACGACCACAGCAAGAACACCCTGGCCCTGGACTTCTTGGCTTTCGGCGAGCTGTTCCAGAACAACCACCACAAGCTGCCCATGCGCGTCAACTTTGGTGTGAAGTGGTGGGAATTCGACCCAACCTACTCGGTTATCTGGACCTTAGATAAGGCTGGTATCATCAAGATCAAGCGCAAAGTAACCGCTCAGAAGATGAAAGCCGCCGCTTAA